DNA from Algisphaera agarilytica:
CTGGCCGAGCTCAACCAGCAGCGCACCACGATCCTTAGCCCGATCGACGGCGTGCTCCAGACGATCGACGTCGAAGTCGGCGAAAACCTCGCCGCGGGGCAGACCATCGCCCGGGTCGTTTCGCTCAGCCCGATCGAGGTGCCGATCCAGCTGCCCGCCTCGTCACGCATGTCGGTCAGTGTGGGCGATCGTGTCATCCTCGAACCGACCTCCGGCCCCGCGAGCCTGATCGACGGCCTGGGCTGGACCACCACCATCGCCCGCATCGCCCCTGAGCAGGACGCGACCACGCGCACCCTCACCGTCTACGCCGACCTCACCGACGAAAACGGCAACGCCCGCTTGCCCGCCCCGGGCATGTTCCTCGAAGCCACCGTCGCCATCGCCGATGTCGAAGACCGCTTCGTGGTGCCGCGCCGCTCGATCCGGCAGGGCCGCATCCAGGTCGCCCAAGACGGCGAGGTGGTCAGCCGCGCCGTCCAGGTCGCCTACACCTTGTCCGGCACGCATTCGGGCTTCGGCCTGCCCGACGACCAGTGGGCGGTCATCGATGATGTGCTCGAAGACGGCGACCTGGTGATCGTCAACGCCGCCACGCGTATCGCCGACGGCACCCTCGTCGATCCCAAGCCGGTGAACGAAACCGTCAGCAAGGCCTCGGCCCAGCAAACGCCCGAGGAAGGCGAGGCCACGCCATGAGTCTGGCTCGCTTCGGCGTCCGCAACCCCGTGCCCGTCAACCTGCTCATGACCGCGATCCTCATCGCGGGCATCGTCGCGGGCCTGTCGCTGCGCCGCGAGTTCTTCCCCGAGCAAGACCCCGAGTCCGCCACGCTCACGCTGCCCTACCCCGGCGCAACCCCCGAAGAGGTGGAAGACGCCCTGGCGATCAAGGTGGAGAACCAGCTCATCGACCTCGACGAGGTGGACGAGCTCAGCGTCACCCTCGCCGAGGGCGGCGGCGGGATGACGATCAAGTTCCGCGAAGGGATCGACGCCGAAAAAGCACTCGACGAAGTCGACCGCGCGATCGACACGCTGCAAGACCTGCCCGACGAGAGCGAGGAGATCACCACCCAGCTCCTCGAGCCACGCCTGCCGGTGATCCGCGTCGCGGTGTTCGGCGACCTCGAAGAGTCGGTCATGAAAGACGTCATCCGTGGCGTCCGCGACGACCTGCTCACCCTCGAAGGCATGGGCGAGGTGCTCATCGACGGCGTGCGCGACTACGAGATCCGCGTCGACGTCCGGCAGGACGCGCTGCTCCAACAAGGCATCGCGCTGCCCGAGGTAGCCGACGCGGTCGGCGCCTGGATGCGCGAAATCCCCGGCGGCACCGTCAAAAACGTCGGCGGCAACGTGAAGGTCCGCACCATGGGCGTCGCGGAGCGTGCCGAGGCGATCCGCCAGATCGTGGTGCGCAGCTTCCCGGATGGCCGAACGATCGCGCTGGGCGACATCGCCGAGGTCAGCGAGGGCTTTGTCGACGACCAGATCATCAACCGGTTCAACAGCCGAACCACCGACGCGCCCCCGCAAGACGACGCGATGGGCGAAGAGCTGATCGGCAAGCCCGCCGCGATGCTGACCGTGTTCAAGGTCGGCGACCAGGACATCGTCAACATGGCCAAGTCCGTGCGGTCCTACGTCAAGGGCCGGCAGGGCAAGCCGTTCGACGGCACGGCCCTCGAAGTCCGCTTCGGCTCGGACCGTTACGACGCCTACCTGCTCGGGTTGAACTCACCCACCCCCCTGCCGCGCGGGGTGTCCGTCTCGGCGACGTCGGACCTGGCCCGTTTCGTCGAGGGCCGGCTCGACCTGCTCACCCGCAACGCCGGCTACGGCGCGATCCTCGTGTTCGCCACGCTGCTGGTCTTCCTGAACTGGCGCGTCGCGTTTTGGGTCGGCGTGGGCCTGCTCACCGCGATCCTCGGCACGCTGGTTCTCATGTCCGCGATCGACGTCACCCTCAACCTGCTGACCATGTTCGGGCTGATTGTCGTGCTGGGCCTCCTCGTCGACGACGCGATCGTGGTCTCGGAAAACATCCAGGCGCGACACGACCGCGGCGAGCCGTCGTTCGAGGCGGCAGTGGGCGGAACCAATCAGGTGAGCTGGCCGGTGGTGGCGACGGTGCTGACCAGCATCGTGGCGTTCCTGCCGTTGTCGTTCATCAAGGGCAACATCGGTGACCTGCTGGGGGCGCTCCCGATCGTCGTGGCGTGTGCGCTCATCATGTCGTTGATCGAGACGCTGCTGATCCTGCCCAGCCACATGGCCCACAGCCTGGTCCACCGCGACCGCGCTTTGGCCGACCAAACCAAACCCCACCGCCTCGCCCGGGCGATCAAGCGTTTTGAAGAAAAACGCGACTACGTCATCTTCGAGAAGGTCGTCCCGGCCTACGCCCGGCTGCTCAAGTTCTCGCTGCGTTACCGCTACCTCGCCATCGTCGCCACGTTCTCGGTGTTCATCGGGACGATGAGCCTCTGGGCCGGGGGCCGGGTGGTCTTCGAGTTCCTGCCCAACAACGACGCCGAGACGCTGGTCGTCGACCTGCGTATGCCCATCGGCACGCCGATCGAAGACACCAACGCCGCGGTCGCCGCCGTCGAGCAGGCAGCGTTCGGGCAGCGCGAGGTGCAGTCGGTCGCCTCGGTCGTCGGGCAGCGGTCCGACATCGACACCGGCCAGGCCGACGGGGCCTCGACCCACGTCGCGCAGATGTTCATCGAGCTGTACTACGTCGAGCTGCGGGACCGCGAATCGTCGAAGGTCATCCAATCCATCCGCGACGAACTGCAAGGCAAGCTCGACGCGGTCGACCGGATCAACTTCTCCGAGATCTCCGGCGGCCCCTCCGGCCCGGGCATCACCGTGCGGGTGCGCGGCAAAGACGGCAACCAGATCGACGCCGCCGTGGCCGACCTCAAGACCTTGCTCGCGGGCTTCGAGGGCGTGGTGGATATCAACGACGACAACGACCTGGGCCAGGCCGAGCAGCGCATCGTGCCCCGCCCCGCCGACATCCGCAGCGTCGGCCTTACGCCCGCCGACGTGGCGCTGCAGGTCCGCGGGTTCCTCTTCGGCATCGACGCGCACACCTACGCCGACCAGCAGGAAGACATCGACGTGCGGGTACGCGTCGACGAGCGCACCCGCCGCGACCTGGGCGCCATCGAAAACGCCTGGCTGGTCACACCCACCGGCTCGCTGGTCCCGCTGTCTGAAGTCGCCGACATCGAAGAGGCCACGACCTACTCGACGATCAAGCGCGTCGATCGCCAGCGGACCGTCACCGTCACCGCCGAGACGATCCCCAGCGTGAGCACCGAAGACGTCACCGCCGCGATCGACCTCGACGAGGTCCGCAAGAAATACCCCCAGCTCACCATCGAATACGCCGGCCGACAGGAACAAATGGGCGACGCGTTCGGCTCGCTGCCGCTGGGCATGGGCGCCGCCTGCCTGATGATCTACGTCATCCTCGCCTGGCTGTTCTCCAGCTACTTCCAGCCGTTAACGGTCATGCTCATCATCCCGTTCTCGCTCATCGGCGTGGTCTGGGGCCACCTGCTGCTCGGCTACAACCTCACGTTCCTCAGCCTCATCGGCATCGTCGCGCTTTCGGGCATCGTCGTGAACGACTCGCTGATCCTCGTGGAGTTCTTCAACCACGAACGCCAGCGAGGCATGGCGATTCTCGACGCCCTGATCGCCGCGGGCCGGGCCCGCCTCCGACCGATCCTGCTCACCACGATCACCACCGTGCTGGGCCTGACCCCGTTGATTCTCGAGCAGTCCTTCCAGGCCAAGTTCCTGATCCCCATGGGCATCAGCATCGCCGCCGGCCTGCTCTCGGCCACCGTGCTCATCCTCGTCGTCCTGCCCTGCTGGATCCTGATCTTCGACGACATCCGCCGCGGCGCGTACTACCTCTGGCACGGCCGGGCGAAAGAAAAGGCTTCGCCAAACTTGTTCAGCGAAGCCTCAGCTTGATTATCGATTTGGTGCCGTAGGTCAGGTCTTCGACCTGACATGGCAGTTCATTGGCAATGGTGTCAGGTCGAAGACCTGACCTACCGAACCATCTACGAAGGGTGGATTTCGGAAGCCTAGAAGTATTAGCCCAAGTACTTTGACCTGTCTCCCAAAACTCGAAACTTCATCCCAAAGAGCCTAGCGAGCAGATTCTGCTTACCTTGAAGCAAGCACATACAAACATGTACGCTCCAAATGCAAGCCGCAACACTAGACACCAAAACTTGCCAACTTGGTTTAAGTGAAATCGACACCCCCTGCCAACCATCCTCACTGAAATAATGAGAAGCGGCAGAATAGATAAGCCCAACAATTAAAAACACACAAAGGAATTCAAAAAGAAATCTAACACCTATCCAAAAAGGATTTTGCTTAGGTCTCAAATTTGATTCCATGTCAGCCCCCGAAAAAATCACTCGCCCTTACGCATCGCCCAATGGATCGCGTGGCGCGTGAGTTCGCTGCCGTTTTTCAGGCTGAGCTTGGTCTTGATCTTTTCGCGGTAGGTCTCGACCGTCTTCACCGACAAGTGCAGGCGGGCGGCGATGTCGCGGGAGGACAGGCCGTCGCCCAGGAGTTCGAAGACCTCGAGCTCGCGGTCGGACAAGGTCGACACCGGCGACTGGGCGGGCGACTCGTTGGTGGCCACGCGGTTGAGTACGCGGGCGGTGGCGCTGGGGCTGAGGTAGATCTTGTTGTCGAGCACCTGACGGATCGCGGTGATGATGTTTTCGGTGGCCTGTTCCTTGCGGAGGTAGCCCGAAGCACCGGCACGCAGCACGCGGTCGGCGTAGAGCGCTTCGTCCATCATGGAGACGACCAGCATCTTGATGTTGAGCTCGGCGGCGCGGATCTGCTTGATGAGTTCCAGGCCGTGGCCGTCGCCCAGGGACAGGTCGATCAGCGCCAGGTCGGGGCGGACTTCGCTGAGCACGTCCAGCGCGGTGGACACATCGGGCGCCTCGCCAACCACATCGAACTCGGGCACATCGTTGATCAGTTCGATCAGGCCACGACGGACAATCGGGTGGTCGTCCAC
Protein-coding regions in this window:
- a CDS encoding response regulator transcription factor, which gives rise to MLSDASTTQATARIVVVDDHPIVRRGLIELINDVPEFDVVGEAPDVSTALDVLSEVRPDLALIDLSLGDGHGLELIKQIRAAELNIKMLVVSMMDEALYADRVLRAGASGYLRKEQATENIITAIRQVLDNKIYLSPSATARVLNRVATNESPAQSPVSTLSDRELEVFELLGDGLSSRDIAARLHLSVKTVETYREKIKTKLSLKNGSELTRHAIHWAMRKGE
- a CDS encoding efflux RND transporter permease subunit, which codes for MSLARFGVRNPVPVNLLMTAILIAGIVAGLSLRREFFPEQDPESATLTLPYPGATPEEVEDALAIKVENQLIDLDEVDELSVTLAEGGGGMTIKFREGIDAEKALDEVDRAIDTLQDLPDESEEITTQLLEPRLPVIRVAVFGDLEESVMKDVIRGVRDDLLTLEGMGEVLIDGVRDYEIRVDVRQDALLQQGIALPEVADAVGAWMREIPGGTVKNVGGNVKVRTMGVAERAEAIRQIVVRSFPDGRTIALGDIAEVSEGFVDDQIINRFNSRTTDAPPQDDAMGEELIGKPAAMLTVFKVGDQDIVNMAKSVRSYVKGRQGKPFDGTALEVRFGSDRYDAYLLGLNSPTPLPRGVSVSATSDLARFVEGRLDLLTRNAGYGAILVFATLLVFLNWRVAFWVGVGLLTAILGTLVLMSAIDVTLNLLTMFGLIVVLGLLVDDAIVVSENIQARHDRGEPSFEAAVGGTNQVSWPVVATVLTSIVAFLPLSFIKGNIGDLLGALPIVVACALIMSLIETLLILPSHMAHSLVHRDRALADQTKPHRLARAIKRFEEKRDYVIFEKVVPAYARLLKFSLRYRYLAIVATFSVFIGTMSLWAGGRVVFEFLPNNDAETLVVDLRMPIGTPIEDTNAAVAAVEQAAFGQREVQSVASVVGQRSDIDTGQADGASTHVAQMFIELYYVELRDRESSKVIQSIRDELQGKLDAVDRINFSEISGGPSGPGITVRVRGKDGNQIDAAVADLKTLLAGFEGVVDINDDNDLGQAEQRIVPRPADIRSVGLTPADVALQVRGFLFGIDAHTYADQQEDIDVRVRVDERTRRDLGAIENAWLVTPTGSLVPLSEVADIEEATTYSTIKRVDRQRTVTVTAETIPSVSTEDVTAAIDLDEVRKKYPQLTIEYAGRQEQMGDAFGSLPLGMGAACLMIYVILAWLFSSYFQPLTVMLIIPFSLIGVVWGHLLLGYNLTFLSLIGIVALSGIVVNDSLILVEFFNHERQRGMAILDALIAAGRARLRPILLTTITTVLGLTPLILEQSFQAKFLIPMGISIAAGLLSATVLILVVLPCWILIFDDIRRGAYYLWHGRAKEKASPNLFSEASA